The Methyloprofundus sedimenti genome includes the window GATTCCTCTTTCCTGTTTACTTAATTCGTTGCATTATAAGGACATCGTTGAAGTAAGAGGCGTCTATATCATCACTACAAAATGTACTGGAGCGTTTTATCTTCCGTGTGGCAATATCACCATACTGAGTAGGCTTCCGAACGATTTCAAAAGCTACAGGAATTGAAATATCGTCATTAAAGCAAAGCGCATTCAATAAGTTGATACCTTTGACTGTAAGGCCTTTGCAGTGATCAAAGTGCCAGCATATAATTTCAGTTTCATCTGTCCATTTCTTCTTGAATCGTAGCATCAAAAGTCAATATTGATTGTGAATGGCATAACTACATGCGGGTATAAGACGGTCCACTGCCACCTTCAGCGGGTACCCATACAATATTCTGCGTCATATCTTTGATATCGCAAGTTTTGCAATGTATGCAATTTTGCGCATTGATTTGCAATGCAGGCGTTCCATCCACCTGTATAATTTCATAAACACCGGCTGGACAATAGCGCTGTTCCGGTGCGTCATACAATGCCAGATTAACCCGTATTGGGACAGTAGGATCCAATAACTGCAAATGACAAGGTTGATTCGCTTCATGGGCAATATTACTGAGACTAATTGAATTCAGTTTATCAAAACTGTACACACCATCAGGCTTGGGGTAATCAATTTTTGGCATATCCTTAGCCATGTGTGTACATGCATGATCGGCCAACTGATGCTGCAAAGTCCATGGCAGGCGTATCTTAAAGGCGGCTAACCACATCTCTATGCCACCCAGTAATGAGCCGCCCCAGGTTCCAAACTTTGATAGCATGGGCTTGATATTGCGTACCGTGTCTAAATCATGCCACAGCCATGATGTGCGTAATGCACTTGGATAGTCATGCAATAGCCTTTGTGCGACAGGCTGACCCAACGCAAAAAACGCCGCCTCTGCAGCCAGCATACCGGATTTCATGGCGTTGTGGCTGCCTTTGATGCGAGGCACATTAACCATGCCTGCACTACAGCCAATAAAAGCCCCGCCGGGGAAAATCAACTCCGGCCAGGCTTGTATACCGCCTTCATTAATCGCTCGTGCGCCGTAGCTTAGGCGGTTACCTCCTTGCAACAAAGCCTGCATAGTGTCATGGGTTTTAAAACGCTGAAATTCATCAAACGGTGACAAGTGAGGGTTGGCATAATCTAAATGCACCACAAACCCTACAGCCACCAGTTGCTCACCATAGTGATAGACAAAAGACCCGCCGCCAGTATCTGCACTAAGCGGCCAACCCAAACTATGTTGCACTAATCCTGGCTGATGTTGCTCGGCAGGAATCTGCCAGATTTCTTTAAATCCCAGACCATATTTTTCAGCGGATGACGTTTTTCGCAAATCAAAATATTGCTCTAATTCACGAGTCAACGAGCCGCGAGCGCCTTCGGCAATCAGTGTATATTCAGCTCTGATTTCAATACCGGCAGTGAATTGCGGACCTAGCTCTCCTTTGGCATCCCGTCCCATATCGCCGGTAATCACACCAACCAGCTGTTGCTGCTCATTATACAAACCTTGTTGCGCGGCAAATCCAGGGTAAATTTCCACGCCTAATGCTTCTGCCTGTTCAACCAACCATTGGCAGAGCTCACCTAAGCTAATGATGTAATTATCCGTATTGCTCATCAATGGCGGTAATAGCCAGTGGGGAATCACCCAAGCCTGATTTTTACCCAGCACAGTCAATTGATCTTGACTCACTTTTGTCTTCAGTGGCGCACCTAATGCTTGCCAGTCAGGAATGAGTTCTTGCAGTGCAATGGGATCAAACACTGCACCAGAGACAATATGCGCACCGACTGCCGCACCTTTCTCCAAGACACAGACGCTGACTTCTCTGCCGCTTTCTAACGCCAACTGTTTTACTCGTATAGCCGCAGACAGTCCCGCAGGACCGGCTCCGACAATCAAAATATCGTAATGCATTACGTCACGTTTCATTTTATGCTTGTCCTTTAAAAAATTCTGTCAGGTTAATTAAATCACTGCGCGTTACACCAGCACTGATTTTTTGGCAAAGGCTAATAAACTCGCGCATGCCTGTAGTTTGGTATTTCTGCTTATGCCAAAGTATATAAAAAAAGCGACTCAAATCCAGTTGTGGTGTCGCTAGCGGCACCAAACTACCCCGCTGAAAAGCATCTTTCAATGCTAAGCGCGAGATACAGCTTATACCCAGGCCTGATTCCACTGCGCGTTTGATTGCCTCAGTATGCTCTAGTTCAAGCCTTATATTAAGACGCGCGTGGTAATTATGAAAAGCGTGATCAAAAGTCTCTCGAGTACCGGAGCCTTGTTCGCGCAATATCCACGACTGCTGTAATAACTGTTCCATACTCACTTGCTCCAGTTTAGTACAAGGATGATCGGGCGCTGCAAAAACCACTAACTCATCAGCAATCCATGGCTGCACTGCTATGTCGGCATGATGACAGTCGCCTTCAATCAACCCAAGATCCAATTCATGGTTGGAAATTTGTTGCACGATAGTGCGGGTATTATGCACTTGTAACTGGATGCGGCTCTCAGCATGTTGTTGTAAAAAATGAGCAACCAATATGTTCGCTAAATAATTCCCTATCGTTAAAGTCGCCCCTATTTTTATATGACCGAAACAGGCATTACCTTGCAATAAAACCTCAATCTCATGTGCGCGATCTAACAATTCGACCGCCCGTGGTAATAGTTGTTGCCCGGTTTCGTTTATACGCAAAGTTTTACCTATGCGGTCAAAGAGTTGCAAATTAAACTGACGTTCAAATTCACCCAGTGCCGAACTGGTAGCCGACTGCGATAAGGAGAGCTCTTCAGCTGCCCGTGATACGCTCTGCGCACGGCTAACAGTAACAAAAACCTCCAATTGTCTTAGGCTATATTTCATAGTTAATAGTCACCCTTATCTGTTTTATAGATATATATTATCATTATAATTCATTTAACAAATACATAGACATACTTTACTATACAACTTACAGAAATTGCAAAAAGGAAACTGTCATGAAAATACTAGTCGCGGTCAAACGCGTGGTCGATTACAACGTAAAAATACGCATTAATGCTGACGGAACTGATGTAGCGACTAATGGTGTCAAGATGGGCATTAATCCCTTTGATGAAAATGCCGTTGAAGCAGCCTTACAACTTAAAGAACAAGATCAAGCCAACGAGATTATTGCGGTATCACTGGGCAGTAGTGCCAATCAAGATGTTTTGCGTCATGCTTTAGCCATGGGTGTCGACCGTGCCCTTTTGGTAGAAACCAATAGTAAGTTACAACCGTTAGCGGTGGCCAAGCTATTAAAAGCAGTTATCGCACAAGAACAACCCGATTTAATACTTCTTGGAAAACAAGCGATTGATGATGATGCCGGGCAGGCAGGGCAAATGTTAGCGGCGCTATTAAACTACCCACAAGCAACTTTTGCCTCTAGCCTGCAACTAGAAAATAACGAATTGCTAGTGACACGTGAAGTCGACGGCGGCACTGAAACCCTCGCATTGAGTTTGCCCGCAGTCATCACCGCTGATTTGCGTCTTAATGATCCGCGATTTGTCAAGTTGCCAAACTTAATGATGGCGCGCAAAAAAACAATCACCACGATTCCGGTTGCTGACTTAGGAGTAGACATTGAGTCACGGCTTAAGCTGCTTAAGGTCGCCGAACCTGCTCCGAGAAAAGCAGGCGTGATGGTTTCCAGTGTTGATGAATTGTTCCAGAAATTGCTCGATCATGAAGGAGTTACACTATGAATATACTTGTATTAGCCGAACACGATGGCCAACAATTAAACCCTTCTAGCCTGCAAGCGATTACTGCCGCACAGTTTTGGCAAGCACCAGTGCATGTATTGCTTGTCGGTAGTGCGCTGGACACTATTGCGTCCAGTCTGGCCACAGTTAGCGGCGTCACCAAGGTAATCAAAGCCGAGGCAGCGCACTTAGAAAATCCATTGGCCGAAGATATTGCTAATCTACTGGTCAGCATCAGTTCTGAATATAGCGTGATTTTGGCCGCGCATACCTCATTTAGCCGCAATACTTTGCCGCGTGCAGCGGCTCTACTTGATGTCGCGATGATTTCAGATGTATTGGAAATTCAAGCCGAGAATTGCTATGTACGTTCGATTTATGCTGGCAACATACTGACCCATATTCAAAGCCAGGATGCACTGCAGGTACTGACCGTTCATAGCAGCCATTTTATTGCTGCAACCACTCAAGGCGGAAGTGCTGACATCAGCGCCATTGATGTGCCAGCACCTTTTACACAAACGCGCTGGATTTCTACTAAGCAGACCCAATCAGATCGCCCCGCTTTAAGTTCAGCTAAAGTCGTGGTATCAGGTGGCAGATCTCTCGGTAGCGCTGAGAACTTTGAACAAGTACTCGCTCCTTTGGCCGCAAAACTTGGCGCTGCTATAGGGGCAACCCGTGCCGCAGTAGATGCAGGCTATGCGGCTAATGAACTGCAAGTCGGGCAAACAGGCATCGTCGTAGCACCTGATCTTTATATTGCCGTGGGTATTTCTGGCGCAGTGCAACACACCTACGGCATGAAAGATAGCCGCATTGTCGTTGCTATTAATCAAGATCCTGACGCACCCATTTTTCAAATCGCAGACTATGGCCTCGTTGGCGATCTGTTTGACACTATTCCCGCTATCACTGCGGCAATTCAATAATTAATAGATCAAAGATATGAGCAAATATTCTACCGAAACCGTACTTAGCATACATCACTGGAACGATACCCTGTTTAGTTTTACAACCACACGTGCGCCTGGCTTACGTTTTGAAAATGGCCAGTTCGTGATGATAGGGCTAGAAGTCGATGGCCGACCACTCACAAGAGCTTACAGCATTGCCAGCTCTAGCTACGAAGAACACCTGGAGTTTTTCAGTATTAAAGTGCCCAATGGCCCGTTGACCTCACGTCTACAGCACTTAAAAGTAGGCGATGACCTATTGGTCAGCCGTAAACCAACAGGCACTTTGGTGATTGATGATTTAAAGCCGGCGAAAAACCTATACCTCCTCTCTACCGGCACAGGTTTAGCGCCGTTTATGAGCTTGATTCAAGACATCGAAGTGTACGATAAATTCGAAAAAGTGGTGTTAATTCACGGTGTGCGTTATGTAAGCGAATTGGCTTACGCTGATTTTATTCAAAACGAGCTACCGAATAATGAATTTTTTGGTGAAGATGTGCGCCAAAAGCTGATTTACTACCCCACGGTAACCCGTGAGCCATTCCTCAATCAAGGTCGTCTTACCGACCTTATTAACTCGGGTAAGTTGTCTGAGGATATCAATTTACCTGCGCTCAATCCTATAGAGGATCGCGTTATGATCTGTGGTAGCCCGCAAATGCTAAAAGATACGGAAGACTTGCTTAACTCCAGAGGCTTTATGGTATCGCCTCGCATAGGTGATCCCGGTGATTATGTCATTGAGCGTGCTTTTGTTGAAAAGTAAGAAAAAAGGGGCACCCATTTAGCCTACCCCCTGTCAGGTCCTTCCATGCAATATCAGTCAGCAGCTTTATGGGATTTGATCGTCCAATAGTACGGAAACGTAGGATAGCGCCCAGGAAAACCGATTTTTTCGATAAAATATCCGGGAGCCATGTGGATAGAAAAGGATTAAATCTATTACGCATCAAAATCAAAGAAGGTGATGTGATCCTAGTCCAGAAATTAGAGGTGAGTTCACTTAACAAAGAAGAGCGATAATGTAGATTTACAGCGAAAATTGAGAGATTGACTGAGCGCAGGATGACAGCAAATAAATAATTTAAGTTTACCCCGATCCCATTTATACATTTAACTCTCCTGCACCTCTGTATTGCTTTTTTCTTAGCGCAATCAAACGACTCTAAAATGCGGCATAAACAATGCTTTAATTATTTACTTAAATACTTATAAATGATCCCCCTACTCTAATTCATTACTGAGGTTGTAAATATTATGCCTGTATCCAATTTAAAACTGACAACAATTGAAGTTAAGCGCAGTTTTTTTCGTAACCTGGCTAATATTCAAGGGCAATTTCCTGCTCTAGCCAGCAGCCATGACTACTATATGGCACTGTCTTATACTGTGCGTGATATGCTGATGGCGCGCTGGGTAAGCACAGCCTCTGAATACACTGAAAAACATTCCAGAACCGTCGCTTATCTATCGGCGGAATTTCTGATGGGGCCGCATCTGGCAATCAATTTGCTCAATCTGCAGGTGACTGATGTCGTCCGTCAAGCCATGTCAGAGCTTGGCTTAAATCTGGATGAACTCATTAAAGAAGAACCTGAACCGGGTCTTGGGAATGGAGGCTTAGGCCGTTTGGCAGCTTGTTTTCTGGACTCAATGGCGACTCTTGAAATTCCCTCGGTCGGCTACGGCATCCGTTATGAATTTGGTATATTCGAACAAATAATCGCTGATGGCTGGCAAGTCGAAAAAACCGACAAATGGTTGATGAAAGGTAATCCCTGGGAAATTGTACGTCCAGATTGGGCAGTGGAAGTTAAATTTGGTGGGTACACAGAACGGTATGAAGCTGAAAATGGCACCTTTATAGTGCATTGGGTACCCGGATGGCAGGTTAAAGGCGTGCCTTATGACACGCCAATTCTAGGTTATAAAAACAACACCGCAAACACCTTGCGCTTATGGCAGGCAGTTGCGCCAGAATCTTTTAATTTTAGTCGTTTTAATGAAGGTGACTATTATGGTGCAGTCGAAGAAAAAGTCGCCTCAGAAAACCTCACTAAAGTACTTTATCCCAATGACGGCCCACTTCAGGGCAAACAATTAAGACTACAGCAACAGTACTTTTTCGTATCTTGCTCATTACAAGATATGCTGCGAATCATGAAAACACAAAAAGTCCATTTGGATCATTTTCATGAAAAATTTGCCGTGCAACTCAATGACACTCATCCTGCTGTTGCCATTGCTGAGTTGATGCGTCTGCTCATCGATGAGCATAAATTAGAATGGGATATTTCCTGGCGCGTGACTCAACGTACATTTAGCTATACCAACCATACCTTACTTCCCGAAGCTCTTGAGTGCTGGTCTATTGATTTGTTCGGACGTTTACTACCGAGATTGCTGGAAATTATTTATGAAATCAATGATCGCTTTCTTGAACAAATTCGCCCCCAATGCTTACTTGATAGCGAACTAATAGCCCGCATGTCGCTATTGGGTGAGCAGGGAGACCGACAAATACTTCGCATGGCTCACCTTGCTTGCGTAGGCAGCCATGCGATCAACGGGGTTGCAGCGTTACATACTGAATTACTTAAAACGGATGTACTTGCTGATTTTTATAGTTTCTGGCCTCAAAAATTTAGTAACAAAACCAATGGCGTTACTCCGCGCCGCTGGATTGCCCTGAGCAACCCCAGACTTAGCAGAGTCATAACTGAAGTTATTGGTGATCAATGGCTTAGTGATTTGAGCCAGTTAAAAAAACTGGAAACTAAAGCAAACAACAGTACTTTTCAGGAAAAATGGTATCAAGCGAAACTGCTTAACAAACATGACTTTGCGCTTATATTGCATGATCGCACCGGCGTGAGTGTCGATCCGGATTCAATCTTTGATGTTCAGGTAAAACGCATTCACGAATATAAACGTCAGCACTTAAATGTTCTGTATATTATTGCGCTGTATCAACGACTTAAATCTGATCCGCAATTTGACATACACCCTCGTACTTTTATTTTTGCGGGTAAAGCAGCCCCGGGCTATCACCTGGCTAAACTAATTATTAAACTGATTAACTCTGTCGGTGACATGCTCAATCGCGATCCGACCACCCGAGATAAACTTAAAGTGGTCTTTTTACCTAATTTCAATGTCAGTAACGGTCAACTTATCTACCCTGTGGCAGATCTGTCTGAACAAATCTCTACAGCGGGAAAAGAAGCATCAGGTACCGGAAACATGAAGTTCGCAATGAATGGCGCACTAACTATTGGCACCTTAGATGGTGCCAATATCGAAATTCGCGAAGAAGTCGGTGCCGAAAATTTCTTTTTATTTGGCAATACCGCCGAACAGGTTAAACAATTAAGCAATTCTGGGTATTCACCTCAGGAATATTATCAAAATGATAGTATCTTAAAAGAAGCCATTGATTTAATTCGCAGTGGCTTTTTCTCACACGGTGATCCTGAGACATTTCGCGACTTAACCAACAACCTAATCTATAGCGACCCATTTCAGGTATTAGCTGATTTCAATGCCTATTATCAATGTCAGGAAGAGGTCGATGCGGTATACCGGGATAAATCCCGCTGGTGCCGGATGTCTATTTTGAATTCAGCACGATCAGGCAAATTTTCATCTGACAGAACCATCAGTGAATATTGTCAGGACATTTGGAAAGTTGAGCCTGTACAGATACAAACGCCAGATATAGATCCATTCAAATTAGGGTAGCGGTCTGTATAAGCATCTGATCGAAAATTAGACAACCTAATCCATTTCTACCTTTGCGCTTCATTGCAAACCAATGGATTAGACTCTAAAATCTAGTAAAAGTGGTTTATATTGTAAGCGTCATAATCGCAGGCGCATCACCTTTACGAATTCGGCTGTCATCTGCACGAAAAACGACATCTAACCGCCAGTGCAGCTTATTTTCTATTCCACACAAACACATGAATAGACCCAGGTCTTGCAATCACGCAATGGGGTGATTGCAAGGCCTGAATATTCCCCTAACCCCATTTTCAGCATCTAAACAATCCTTAAGCAAAATGCAAACTGAAGAAATTGTACACATTATTGCTACAGATCCCTGTCGCACATTTAGATATTGGCGTGTATGTCAAAGAAGAAAGCAGATAAGTCCTTTGATATTATGAAAAAACAGTAACCTTAACACTGCGTCACCCATACCCCGACATCCAGCGTCGACTCGGCTACACCAAAAAATGATCCGGCGATCGGTGGCACTGACTCTGGATCTCGTGCGACTGCCACGGCAATATGATCCGCTCCCACAATTGCACCGCTAGTGGGATCAAAACCCTTCCAGCCAGCACCCGGCAAGTACACTTCGGCCCAAGCGTGGGTTGCCCCATAATTTGTTGCTGAGGGAGCCGAATGCAGGTAACCACTGACAAAACGCGAGGCTAATCCTAAACACCGTGCTGTTTCCATAAATAATACGGCAAAATCACGACACGAGCCTGTTCCTTTAAGTAGTGTTTCTTTTGCTGACTGAACGCCCTGCTCTTCTCTGATGCAATATGACAATGAATGATTAATATGGCTACTCAACCGTTCTAATAAGGTAAAGGTCTGAATCTTTTCACCACTGAGCCAAAAGTTTACAAGCCAGTTAGTTAGCATATTAAACGTCTCAGACTCCGGGTATGCCATATAAGGTAATAACAACATTCGATCATTGAATGGGTAAGCAAAAGGATAATCGATAGCATAATCAGAGACCAGAAAATCCAATGGTGTCTCGTTATATTGCTGAATAATTATTTCACTTTCAATCACCAACTGAGTGGTAGGCGTATCAAAGCTTGCTATAGCCACTGAATTGCCTTCGGCATCACGATGCCAAAGCAGCTTGGCTGTTGGCGTTATCTTTAGATTTAAAGACTCAACATGCAATTCATAGTCTTCTCGTGGGCGTAGATGTAAGTAATGCGGTCCAAGCCGGACAGGATTTGAGAAGTTGTAATAGGTACGGTGAAGAATTTTATAACGTTGCATACTTAAGCCTGTTTGTTAAATTTAAGATAATTACCTGACTTTATTCGCGTCAAGGTTTGCACATCATGATTAAACAGATAAACCCATGCTATGATACTTTGTCCATTGGCAAATGAGATTAAGCGCTTTGTTCTTAGATATTCATGAAGCTCTGGATACTGTTGCGTAAACTCTTCATAAGCATCTTATGAGTGGAGTATTTGTTTACGCTTTATTTTATAGACCTGGCATACACTTTATCGGTTTTCTGATCAGCTACCCCAGATAGACTGATGGTTGTACTATATAAAGATGGGCACGAAAAAGACCTTTGCCCATCCTACAGGTTGCTCATATTATTTCGTGTATGTTCCTTAGCAGTTTTCTGATCAGACACTATAGCACCGGTATAGCCATTTACTGGAAACTTCTCATTATCCACGGGAAAATATTAAAAAGTTGCTTTACAATATATTCTATGAACTCGCCTAAACCTGAATTACCAGAGATAAACAAAGAAGATCGCACACCGCTAGTCGATGTGTTATTGGAAATGCTTGCCTGGCAACAAAAGCAGATTGATGAGTTAGCACAAGAGATACTCAAGCTTAAAGGTGAAACCACAAAGCCTAAAATCAAACCGAGTACAATGGATAAGGAGGGTGCCCCAGGAAGTGATGACTCCTCATCAAAAAGGAAAAAAGGCCCAAGGCGCAGTAAAAAAGGCAACCTCAAAATAGATGAAACCCAAATTATTCAGCCGGATGAAATCCCGGAGGGTTTACGCTTTAAAGGGTATCAGGATCGTGTTATTCAGGATATTACCTTTCAAACTCATAACATTCGTTATCGTTTAGCAGAATATATAACGCCAGAGGGTCTTACGATTTTAGGTCAGCTTCCCGAAGACATTCAGGGAGGTAGCTTTGGTAAAAGCCTTATTGCCTTTATTCTCTATCAATACCATCACCAACATGTCACACAGCCATTACTACTGGAACAAATTCGTGATTTAGGCGTCGATATTTCGAGCGGTAAGCTCAGTTATATACTAACAGAAGATCTGGACGATTTTCATGCCGAAAAAGATGAATTACTGAAGACGGGATTATCCGTTTCTAAATATATTCATACAGATGATACTGGCGCACGGCATAAAGGGCAAAATGGCTATTGCACACATATTGGCAATGATTTTTTTGCCTGGTTCAGTAGTACAGAAAGTAAAAGCAGAATCAATTTTTTAAACTGTCTATCACAAGGCAAAACAACGCTTTATACATTGAACACAGGTGCCATTGAATACATGGCACAAAATAAGCTGTCTGTTGTAATCTTGGCGACACTGGAAAATATCAGTGTCTGCATTAACACGGCACCTGACTGGTGCGAATGGCTGGATCAGCAAGGCATCGTTAAACCTCGGCACAGAAAAATAGTCACGGAAGGTGCTTTGATGGGAGGGCTGCTAGACCAAGGCATTTCCTCTGACTTTTCAATTATCAGTGATGATGCAGGGCAGTTTAACGTCTTTGATCATGCCTTGTGCTGGATCCATGCCGAACGAGTAATTAATCGCCTGATTCCTTTAAATGACAGCCATACCAAGGCAGTCGATGACGCACGCGACTAGCTTTGGTCGATTTACCATGACCTGAAAGCTTATAAACTTAATCCTGTTACCGAACAGGCGAGCAGTATCAGGCAGCGCTTTCAAATCCTATGCAGCACCAAAACCTGTTACGAAACGCTTAACCAGGCTCTCGGGCGCATGGGGAAAAATCAACATGAACTCCTCCGTGTACTCGACAAACCCTACCTCCCACTTCATAACAATTTAAGCGAACGGGATATAAGGGATTACGTCAAGAAACGAAAAATCAGCGGGAGTACACGAAGTGATGCAGGGCGGAAAGCCCGTGATACTTTTGCCAGTCTCAAGAAGACCTGCCGAAAGCACGGCATGTCATTTTGGGGTTATTTAAAAAGTCGCTTACTGAAGTTAGAAGGGATTCCTCCGTTATCGGAAGTCATTCGTGCGGCCGCTGCCAGTGTATAATGAGAAGTTACATTTACTGCATATAACTGCCCTGGCATATAGCCATCAGCAACACTTCACAGTGCTTAGCAAACTCATCAGACACGCTAGACACCAGCTTTTTACGTAAAGTTTTACAGGAACAAAAATAGATTCATTATTCACGCGGAGAACTGCCTGTTTAATTGAGCAGGTCTTACTAGCCACGATTGCTCAGCTAGCTGATTATGCACCGGAAAGAAATAATGGGCATTGCTTTCATAATGCTCCCTGACTACTCTCAGCTATAATTCGTCATCCTATGCTTATAGCTGGAATCTTTCGTGCATCAAGAGATTGCCGATAAAACAACTCGAGAATGATGATACCTTGAATAGGCATTTGCCGTGACTAATGAAGTTTACGTCTTCTGCTCTTATGTTACATTTAGCTCCAAAAAGGTGCGAACCTCCAGGCAAACTACTAATAACATGACAACACACTGTCATAGTTTATTTTATATTTAAATTAAATCAACAACTTAAAAATATTTAAAAGTCGGCATCAAAAATGCTTTACTTATTATGCTGGTGATGGAATATAAGCATATAAATCACATTATGCCTAGTCGGAACTGACCTGTGTAGATTTCTTAAATACATGTTTAACCCTCGTTCATTGCTGCAAACATAACTGTTTGTTAATAAATGAGTTGATCGAACACGCTTCTGGTCTGGAGATAATATTATGAAGAAATATTTATTAAGTCTCGTACTATTGGGATCAATTTTTAGTATAACCCTTTATTACTATTCTAATTTCAATAAAAGTCCTGATCAACTGGGTGATTTAGCATATTCCGATTTTGTTAAAAAAATACACAATGGACAGATTGAAAAGGTAGAAATCACCGGAAAATATATTAATTTTCGAACCTCTTCCGGCGAAGAATTTGTCACCTATAATCCAGATGATCCCCAGTTAATTACTAATCTATTGGCAGCAGGAGTAC containing:
- a CDS encoding ferredoxin--NADP reductase, with the protein product MSKYSTETVLSIHHWNDTLFSFTTTRAPGLRFENGQFVMIGLEVDGRPLTRAYSIASSSYEEHLEFFSIKVPNGPLTSRLQHLKVGDDLLVSRKPTGTLVIDDLKPAKNLYLLSTGTGLAPFMSLIQDIEVYDKFEKVVLIHGVRYVSELAYADFIQNELPNNEFFGEDVRQKLIYYPTVTREPFLNQGRLTDLINSGKLSEDINLPALNPIEDRVMICGSPQMLKDTEDLLNSRGFMVSPRIGDPGDYVIERAFVEK
- a CDS encoding LysR family transcriptional regulator, with amino-acid sequence MKYSLRQLEVFVTVSRAQSVSRAAEELSLSQSATSSALGEFERQFNLQLFDRIGKTLRINETGQQLLPRAVELLDRAHEIEVLLQGNACFGHIKIGATLTIGNYLANILVAHFLQQHAESRIQLQVHNTRTIVQQISNHELDLGLIEGDCHHADIAVQPWIADELVVFAAPDHPCTKLEQVSMEQLLQQSWILREQGSGTRETFDHAFHNYHARLNIRLELEHTEAIKRAVESGLGISCISRLALKDAFQRGSLVPLATPQLDLSRFFYILWHKQKYQTTGMREFISLCQKISAGVTRSDLINLTEFFKGQA
- a CDS encoding electron transfer flavoprotein-ubiquinone oxidoreductase, encoding MKRDVMHYDILIVGAGPAGLSAAIRVKQLALESGREVSVCVLEKGAAVGAHIVSGAVFDPIALQELIPDWQALGAPLKTKVSQDQLTVLGKNQAWVIPHWLLPPLMSNTDNYIISLGELCQWLVEQAEALGVEIYPGFAAQQGLYNEQQQLVGVITGDMGRDAKGELGPQFTAGIEIRAEYTLIAEGARGSLTRELEQYFDLRKTSSAEKYGLGFKEIWQIPAEQHQPGLVQHSLGWPLSADTGGGSFVYHYGEQLVAVGFVVHLDYANPHLSPFDEFQRFKTHDTMQALLQGGNRLSYGARAINEGGIQAWPELIFPGGAFIGCSAGMVNVPRIKGSHNAMKSGMLAAEAAFFALGQPVAQRLLHDYPSALRTSWLWHDLDTVRNIKPMLSKFGTWGGSLLGGIEMWLAAFKIRLPWTLQHQLADHACTHMAKDMPKIDYPKPDGVYSFDKLNSISLSNIAHEANQPCHLQLLDPTVPIRVNLALYDAPEQRYCPAGVYEIIQVDGTPALQINAQNCIHCKTCDIKDMTQNIVWVPAEGGSGPSYTRM
- a CDS encoding recombinase family protein, with translation MGFDRPIVRKRRIAPRKTDFFDKISGSHVDRKGLNLLRIKIKEGDVILVQKLEVSSLNKEER
- a CDS encoding glycogen/starch/alpha-glucan phosphorylase gives rise to the protein MPVSNLKLTTIEVKRSFFRNLANIQGQFPALASSHDYYMALSYTVRDMLMARWVSTASEYTEKHSRTVAYLSAEFLMGPHLAINLLNLQVTDVVRQAMSELGLNLDELIKEEPEPGLGNGGLGRLAACFLDSMATLEIPSVGYGIRYEFGIFEQIIADGWQVEKTDKWLMKGNPWEIVRPDWAVEVKFGGYTERYEAENGTFIVHWVPGWQVKGVPYDTPILGYKNNTANTLRLWQAVAPESFNFSRFNEGDYYGAVEEKVASENLTKVLYPNDGPLQGKQLRLQQQYFFVSCSLQDMLRIMKTQKVHLDHFHEKFAVQLNDTHPAVAIAELMRLLIDEHKLEWDISWRVTQRTFSYTNHTLLPEALECWSIDLFGRLLPRLLEIIYEINDRFLEQIRPQCLLDSELIARMSLLGEQGDRQILRMAHLACVGSHAINGVAALHTELLKTDVLADFYSFWPQKFSNKTNGVTPRRWIALSNPRLSRVITEVIGDQWLSDLSQLKKLETKANNSTFQEKWYQAKLLNKHDFALILHDRTGVSVDPDSIFDVQVKRIHEYKRQHLNVLYIIALYQRLKSDPQFDIHPRTFIFAGKAAPGYHLAKLIIKLINSVGDMLNRDPTTRDKLKVVFLPNFNVSNGQLIYPVADLSEQISTAGKEASGTGNMKFAMNGALTIGTLDGANIEIREEVGAENFFLFGNTAEQVKQLSNSGYSPQEYYQNDSILKEAIDLIRSGFFSHGDPETFRDLTNNLIYSDPFQVLADFNAYYQCQEEVDAVYRDKSRWCRMSILNSARSGKFSSDRTISEYCQDIWKVEPVQIQTPDIDPFKLG
- a CDS encoding electron transfer flavoprotein subunit alpha/FixB family protein, with the protein product MNILVLAEHDGQQLNPSSLQAITAAQFWQAPVHVLLVGSALDTIASSLATVSGVTKVIKAEAAHLENPLAEDIANLLVSISSEYSVILAAHTSFSRNTLPRAAALLDVAMISDVLEIQAENCYVRSIYAGNILTHIQSQDALQVLTVHSSHFIAATTQGGSADISAIDVPAPFTQTRWISTKQTQSDRPALSSAKVVVSGGRSLGSAENFEQVLAPLAAKLGAAIGATRAAVDAGYAANELQVGQTGIVVAPDLYIAVGISGAVQHTYGMKDSRIVVAINQDPDAPIFQIADYGLVGDLFDTIPAITAAIQ
- a CDS encoding electron transfer flavoprotein subunit beta/FixA family protein, with the protein product MKILVAVKRVVDYNVKIRINADGTDVATNGVKMGINPFDENAVEAALQLKEQDQANEIIAVSLGSSANQDVLRHALAMGVDRALLVETNSKLQPLAVAKLLKAVIAQEQPDLILLGKQAIDDDAGQAGQMLAALLNYPQATFASSLQLENNELLVTREVDGGTETLALSLPAVITADLRLNDPRFVKLPNLMMARKKTITTIPVADLGVDIESRLKLLKVAEPAPRKAGVMVSSVDELFQKLLDHEGVTL